From the genome of Tachysurus vachellii isolate PV-2020 chromosome 2, HZAU_Pvac_v1, whole genome shotgun sequence, one region includes:
- the p4ha1a gene encoding prolyl 4-hydroxylase subunit alpha-1a isoform X1, whose amino-acid sequence MIQWFGGIMNKTTMETWSVWCILLISSLLPNGFAHSDFYTSVGQMTDLLFIEKDLLTSLKDYIKAEESKLEQVKHWVEKMETLITTATRDPEGFLGHPVNAFKLMKRLNTEWGEVEDLVLKDMSDGFISNLTIQRQHFPNDEDQAGAAKALLRLQDTYNLKTEVISTGDLPGLPADLPYKSTLTVEDCFELGKIAYSEADYYHTELWMTQAVRQLDDGEQSSVDAVTALDYLSYSVYQQGELERALEHTKRLLTLDPTHQRANGNLKYFEYQLAKQRKVEKEQRGTEEEKEEREKGEADRKKDVHTERKKYEQLCRGEGVRLTPRKQSRLFCRFYDNNRHPYYVLGPVKQEDEWDRPRIVRYHNIISDREMEKVKELAKPRLRRATISNPVTGVLETAHYRISKSAWLAAYEHPVVDRINQRIEDLTGLDMKTAEELQVANYGVGGQYEPHYDFGRKDEPDAFKELGTGNRIATWLFYMSDVSAGGATVFPEVGAAVKPIKGTAVFWYNLFPSGEGDYNTRHAACPVLMGNKWVSNKWIHERGQEFRRPCGLHQTD is encoded by the exons ATGATCCAGTGGTTTGGTGGGATAATGAATAAAACCACG atggagaCCTGGAGTGTATGGTGCATATTGCTGATCAGCTCACTTCTCCCCAACGGCTTTGCCCACAGTGACTTCTATACTTCTGTTG GCCAAATGACAGATCTGCTGTTTATAGAGAAGGACCTGTTAACGTCTCTGAAAGACTATATCAAAGCAGAAGAGAGCAAGCTGGAGCAGGTCAAACA TTGGGTTGAGAAAATGGAGACACTAATAACAACTGCTACACGTGACCCTGAGGGTTTCCTTGGTCACCCGGTAAATGCCTTCAAACTGATGAAAAGGCTGAACACAGAGTGGGGTGAAGTAGAAGACCTGGTGCTTAAAGACATGTCTGATg GATTTATCTCCAACCTAACCATCCAACGGCAGCACTTTCCTAATGATGAAGACCAGGCAGGAGCAGCCAAAGCTCTGCTCCGTCTTCAAGACACCTATAATCTAAAAACAGAGGTTATCTCCACTGGAGATCTACCTG GTTTGCCTGCAGATTTGCCGTATAAGAGCACTCTGACAGTGGAGGACTGTTTTGAGTTGGGGAAGATCGCGTACTCCGAGGCCGATTACTATCACACAGAGCTGTGGATGACGCAGGCTGTGAGACAGTTAGATGATGGCGAGCAGTCAAGCGTTGATGCTGTGACCGCCCTAGACTACCTGAGCTACTCTGTATACCAGCAGGGGGAACTAGAGAGAGCACTGGAGCATACAAAACGACTGCTGACACTAG ATCCAACTCATCAGAGAGCCAATGGCAACCTAAAGTACTTTGAATACCAGCTGGCCAAGCAGAGAAAAGTAGAGAAGGAGCAGAGAGGAAcagaagaggagaaagaagagcGAGAAAAGGGAGAGGCAGACAGGAAGAAGGATGTCCATACAGAAAGGAAGAAGTATGAGCAGCTTTGCAGAGGCGAAGGAGTCAGGCTG ACCCCACGCAAACAGAGCCGGCTATTTTGCCGGTTCTATGACAACAACAGGCACCCGTACTATGTGCTGGGCCCGGTGAAACAGGAGGATGAGTGGGACAGACCACGCATAGTACGTTACCACAACATCATCAGTGACAGGGAGATGGAAAAAGTCAAAGAACTGGCCAAGCCCAGG CTGCGCCGTGCCACCATTTCCAACCCTGTCACTGGTGTACTGGAGACCGCCCACTATCGTATCAGCAAGAG TGCCTGGTTAGCAGCCTATGAGCACCCAGTGGTGGACCGTATTAATCAGAGAATTGAGGATCTTACAGGTTTGGATATGAAAACAGCAGAGGAGTTACag GTGGCTAATTACGGTGTCGGAGGCCAGTATGAGCCACACTATGACTTTGGACGG AAAGACGAGCCAGACGCCTTTAAGGAGCTGGGCACAGGGAATCGCATTGCCACCTGGCTCTTCTAT ATGAGTGACGTGTCAGCAGGGGGAGCCACAGTGTTCCCTGAAGTAGGAGCAGCAGTAAAGCCAATAAAG GGTACAGCAGTGTTTTGGTATAACCTGTTTCCAAGTGGAGAGGGAGACTATAACACAAGGCACGCTGCATGCCCTGTACTTATGGGCAATAAATGGG TTTCAAACAAATGGATCCATGAAAGAGGTCAGGAGTTCAGAAGGCCCTGTGGACTGCATCAGACAGACTGA
- the p4ha1a gene encoding prolyl 4-hydroxylase subunit alpha-1a isoform X2 produces the protein MIQWFGGIMNKTTMETWSVWCILLISSLLPNGFAHSDFYTSVGQMTDLLFIEKDLLTSLKDYIKAEESKLEQVKHWVEKMETLITTATRDPEGFLGHPVNAFKLMKRLNTEWGEVEDLVLKDMSDGFISNLTIQRQHFPNDEDQAGAAKALLRLQDTYNLKTEVISTGDLPGLPADLPYKSTLTVEDCFELGKIAYSEADYYHTELWMTQAVRQLDDGEQSSVDAVTALDYLSYSVYQQGELERALEHTKRLLTLDPTHQRANGNLKYFEYQLAKQRKVEKEQRGTEEEKEEREKGEADRKKDVHTERKKYEQLCRGEGVRLTPRKQSRLFCRFYDNNRHPYYVLGPVKQEDEWDRPRIVRYHNIISDREMEKVKELAKPRLRRATVHDPQTGQLTTAQYRVSKSAWLAAYEHPVVDRINQRIEDLTGLDMKTAEELQVANYGVGGQYEPHYDFGRKDEPDAFKELGTGNRIATWLFYMSDVSAGGATVFPEVGAAVKPIKGTAVFWYNLFPSGEGDYNTRHAACPVLMGNKWVSNKWIHERGQEFRRPCGLHQTD, from the exons ATGATCCAGTGGTTTGGTGGGATAATGAATAAAACCACG atggagaCCTGGAGTGTATGGTGCATATTGCTGATCAGCTCACTTCTCCCCAACGGCTTTGCCCACAGTGACTTCTATACTTCTGTTG GCCAAATGACAGATCTGCTGTTTATAGAGAAGGACCTGTTAACGTCTCTGAAAGACTATATCAAAGCAGAAGAGAGCAAGCTGGAGCAGGTCAAACA TTGGGTTGAGAAAATGGAGACACTAATAACAACTGCTACACGTGACCCTGAGGGTTTCCTTGGTCACCCGGTAAATGCCTTCAAACTGATGAAAAGGCTGAACACAGAGTGGGGTGAAGTAGAAGACCTGGTGCTTAAAGACATGTCTGATg GATTTATCTCCAACCTAACCATCCAACGGCAGCACTTTCCTAATGATGAAGACCAGGCAGGAGCAGCCAAAGCTCTGCTCCGTCTTCAAGACACCTATAATCTAAAAACAGAGGTTATCTCCACTGGAGATCTACCTG GTTTGCCTGCAGATTTGCCGTATAAGAGCACTCTGACAGTGGAGGACTGTTTTGAGTTGGGGAAGATCGCGTACTCCGAGGCCGATTACTATCACACAGAGCTGTGGATGACGCAGGCTGTGAGACAGTTAGATGATGGCGAGCAGTCAAGCGTTGATGCTGTGACCGCCCTAGACTACCTGAGCTACTCTGTATACCAGCAGGGGGAACTAGAGAGAGCACTGGAGCATACAAAACGACTGCTGACACTAG ATCCAACTCATCAGAGAGCCAATGGCAACCTAAAGTACTTTGAATACCAGCTGGCCAAGCAGAGAAAAGTAGAGAAGGAGCAGAGAGGAAcagaagaggagaaagaagagcGAGAAAAGGGAGAGGCAGACAGGAAGAAGGATGTCCATACAGAAAGGAAGAAGTATGAGCAGCTTTGCAGAGGCGAAGGAGTCAGGCTG ACCCCACGCAAACAGAGCCGGCTATTTTGCCGGTTCTATGACAACAACAGGCACCCGTACTATGTGCTGGGCCCGGTGAAACAGGAGGATGAGTGGGACAGACCACGCATAGTACGTTACCACAACATCATCAGTGACAGGGAGATGGAAAAAGTCAAAGAACTGGCCAAGCCCAGG CTCAGGCGTGCCACCGTGCATGACCCCCAAACAGGGCAACTCACCACAGCCCAATACAGAGTCTCCAAGAG TGCCTGGTTAGCAGCCTATGAGCACCCAGTGGTGGACCGTATTAATCAGAGAATTGAGGATCTTACAGGTTTGGATATGAAAACAGCAGAGGAGTTACag GTGGCTAATTACGGTGTCGGAGGCCAGTATGAGCCACACTATGACTTTGGACGG AAAGACGAGCCAGACGCCTTTAAGGAGCTGGGCACAGGGAATCGCATTGCCACCTGGCTCTTCTAT ATGAGTGACGTGTCAGCAGGGGGAGCCACAGTGTTCCCTGAAGTAGGAGCAGCAGTAAAGCCAATAAAG GGTACAGCAGTGTTTTGGTATAACCTGTTTCCAAGTGGAGAGGGAGACTATAACACAAGGCACGCTGCATGCCCTGTACTTATGGGCAATAAATGGG TTTCAAACAAATGGATCCATGAAAGAGGTCAGGAGTTCAGAAGGCCCTGTGGACTGCATCAGACAGACTGA